Proteins encoded within one genomic window of Bacillus sp. F19:
- a CDS encoding helix-turn-helix domain-containing protein gives MGKIRTTYTKEIKLKAINLYQKKDMGIRSISKELGIGYTTIQRWIAHYKREGIQGLEEKRGTSCSPLKGRPKKDYESDTEKISRLEAENAYLKKLLDAKRRRMQEKKNQ, from the coding sequence ATGGGGAAAATTAGAACAACCTATACAAAAGAAATTAAGCTAAAAGCGATTAATTTATACCAAAAGAAAGATATGGGTATTAGATCAATTTCCAAAGAGTTAGGGATTGGATATACAACTATACAAAGATGGATAGCTCACTATAAAAGAGAAGGAATTCAGGGGTTAGAGGAAAAGAGAGGAACATCTTGTAGCCCACTTAAAGGTAGACCTAAAAAAGACTATGAAAGCGATACAGAAAAAATAAGTCGATTAGAAGCAGAGAATGCCTATTTAAAAAAGCTCTTAGATGCGAAAAGGAGGAGGATGCAGGAAAAGAAAAATCAATAG